A region of Panicum virgatum strain AP13 chromosome 8N, P.virgatum_v5, whole genome shotgun sequence DNA encodes the following proteins:
- the LOC120686486 gene encoding uncharacterized protein LOC120686486, translated as MVDKDKWALAYDEGGKRYGIMTTNNAESLNNIFRGIRSRPVAGIVEYSFEKLNEYFVNRWGKGRSLLDKGGQWGLIAEEHLKDAEDRSVNQLAAPYGPERMIYSVRGAVLIHHCRMPHPTFPLLETFYDSKHRAHVLVDRAEVLAPLRARTHSPLRWDERYVPFLRRAGMLPLARVVCAGLPAMDAPLLTTFVDRWRPETHCFHLPCGEVTITLQDVAMILGLPLEGIAVTGIIQNDGWRDMVEALIGIRPPEPPEGVKDRKTSGVSSAWLRQNFNHCPQGAPQGPWPHHDEESRPTIVYCWKNVGAVRGDPARHYMRYMDDLDCLTQNQVITFIPFGK; from the exons ATGGTGGACAAGGATAAATGGGCTCTTGCTTATGATGAAGGGGGGAAGCGATACGGTATCATGACCACGAACAATGCTGAGTcattaaataatatttttaggggTATTCGGTCAAGACCTGTTGCAGGCATTGTAGAGTACTCCTTCGAGAAGTTGAATGAGTACTTCGTCAATAGATGGGGTAAAGGCAGGAGTTTGTTGGATAAGGGTGGACAATGGGGACTAATAGCGGAGGAACACCTGAAGGATGCTGAGGATAGATCGGTGAACCAGCTTGCAGCGCCTTACGGCCCTGAAAGAATGATTTATAGTGTTAGAGGTGCAG TTTTGATTCATCATTGCAGGATGCCGCACCCCACGTTCCCCCTACTGGAGACGTTCTACGACTCCAAGCACCGAGCACACGTCCTAGTTGACCGTGCCGAG GTGTTGGCGCCCCTCCGCGCACGTACCCACTCCCCCCTTCGGTGGGATGAGCGGTATGTGCCGTTCCTTCGCCGGGCTGGGATGCTTCCTCTTGCTCGAGTGGTGTGTGCGGGCCTCCCAGCGATGGATGCGCCTCTGCTAACTACTTTTGTGGACCGTTGGAGGCCAGAGACACATTGTTTTCATTTACCTTGCGGGGAGGTCACCATCACCTTGCAAGATGTGGCGATGATTCTTGGGCTGCCTTTAGAGGGAATAGCAGTGACCGGCATTATACAGAATGATGGCTGGAGAGATATGGTAGAAGCACTGATTGGGATTCGGCCTCCAGAACCACCTGAGGGGGTCAAGGACAGGAAGACCTCAGGGGTTAGCTCGGCTTGGTTGAGGCAGAATTTTAACCATTGTCCTCAAGGAGCACCGCAGGGG CCGTGGCCACACCATGATGAGGAGTCCAGGCCCACCATTGTTTACTGCTGGAAGAACGTGGGAGCTGTAAGAGGGGATCCTGCACGCCACTACATGCGTTACATGGACGACCTTGACTGCCTCACTCAAAATCAGGTTATAACCTTCATACCGTTCGGAAAATAA
- the LOC120686487 gene encoding uncharacterized protein LOC120686487 — MEVYYNAVRRLEDKFDGLEVNHIARRYNEEVDELAKIASGRTTVPPNVFARNLTNPSVDFKNLAEAIGAAPERSGAATAEPSAKGPSVEESKAMDTEAKISSADEAEAMEIDEDPPSRDWRAQYLDWMIRGVLPSDHAQGRRITRRAKSFVLNDNELYKRSPSGVLQCCIPIPEGRELIRDIHAGFCGHHAAPRTLVGNAFRQGFYWPTAVADATEVVRTCEGCQFYAQKTHLLAHALQTIPITWPFAVWGLDLVGPL, encoded by the coding sequence ATGGAGGTGTACTACAACGCAGTGcgtcgcctcgaagacaagttcgacgggctTGAGGTCAACCACATCGCGCGCAGGTACAATGAGGAAGtggacgaactggccaagattgCGTCTGGGCGGACCACCGTTCCCCCGAACGTCTTCGCCCGCAACCTGACCAATCCATCCGTCGACTTCAAGAACCTTGCAGAAGCCATTGGAGCAGCACCCGAACGCTCGGGGGCTGCGACCGCCGAGCCCTCGGCCAAAGGCCCCTCGGTGGAGGAGTCCAAGGCCATGGACACTGAAGCTAAGATCTCCTCGGCGGATGAGGCGGAAGCAATGGAGATTGACGAGGACCCACCCTCGCGAGACTGGCGTGCCCAGTATCTTGACTGGATGATCCGAGGGGTTCTACCCTCGGACCACGCTCAGGGGCGGCGCATcaccaggcgggccaagtccttcgtcttgAATGACAATGAGCTGTACAAACGCAGCCCCTCGGGCGTTCTGCAATGCTGCATACCCATCCCCGAGGGTAGGGAGCTGATACGGGACATTCACGCCGGCTTCTGTGGCCACCACGCtgcgccacgcaccctcgtgggaaACGCATTCAGGCagggcttctactggcccaccgcaGTCGCCGATGCCACCGAAGTCGTACGGACCTGCGAGGGCTGCCAGTTTTACGCTCAAAAGACGCATCTCCTGGCTCACGCTCTGCAAACCATCCCCATTACATGGCctttcgccgtgtggggactggacctcgtcgggccCCTGTAG